From the Cyanobium sp. M30B3 genome, the window GCCCTGCTGGAGCAGCTCTCCGCCCAGGTTCCACCCGAGCAGCGAGCCCTGCTGGGCTGGCTGCCGGAGGGGCGGCAGGGGAGCGGCGACGGGCCCTCCGGGGCGGAGCTGGCCGCCCAGCTGGGGACCTGGACGCCTGGCCTCTCGCCCCTCACCCGCCAGTTGCTCTGCGATGCCCTGGGTGGCCCGCAGGTGGCCGGATTGCCGGCCTGCCGCCTGAAGCAGGCCCAGCGCCAGGCCGCCCTGCGCCTGCTGGGGGTGAGCTGGCTGCCCGGCGCCCTGGTGCTGGCTGGCCTGGTGCTGCTGCTGCGCGAACTGTGGCTGGCCTGGCGCCGGCGGCTTGTGCTGCCCCCCATGCAGGGGCCGCTGCTCAACCTGGTGGACGTGACGCTGCTGATCGCGGGTGGGTTTGTGGTGCTGGGCGAGCTGGGGGTGCCCCTGCTGCTGGCCCCCCTCAGCGGGCGGTTGCTGGCTCCACTGGCGGACCAGCCCCTGCGCCAGCAGAGCCTGCAGGTGGTGCTGCTCTACACGGGACTGATGCTGCCCCCCCTGGCGATCCTTGCCCGGCAGCTGGGGGGGATCGCCACCACTCCCCCGGCTGGTGGCTGGCTGCAATGGCAGTGGCAGCCCCTGGCCAGTGCCCTGGCACGGGCCTTTGCCGGTCTGCTGATGGTGCTGCCGCTGGTGGCGGTGAGCGGCTGGCTGATCGACCGGCTGGTGGGAGATCCCGGTGGCAGCAATCCGCTGCTGGAGCTGGTGCTGCAGGCCCGTGATCCCTGGGCGCTGGCCGGATTCGGCTTCACCGCCGTGGTGCTGGCTCCCCTGTTTGAGGAGACCCTGTTCCGGGGGGTGCTGCTGCCGGTGCTGGGGCTGCGTTGGGGGGCGATCCCCGGACTGCTGGCCAGCGCCCTCACCTTCGCCATGGCCCACCTGAGCCTGGGGGAACTGGCTCCCCTGCTGGTTCTGGGCCTGGGGCTCGGCTGGTTGCGCCTGCGCAGCGGCCGGCTGGCCCCCTGCGTGCTGATGCATGCTCTCTGGAATGGCCTCACCTTCACCAACCTGGTGCTCCTCGCCGGCTAGTCGGGGCTGTCAGGGACCTCCAGCCAAACGGGCCCATGCCCCTTGCTGGGAGGCGGCCTGAGTGGTTGACTTGCGGGATACGGATCTGAGTTCTTGGTCGCCTCGAACCTGCCTCGCCGCATCTCCCCCAGCGAAGCCCTGGGCGTTGTCGGGCGGGGCGTGGCCAGGACAGCCCGCAGTCGCCCGCTGTCCCTGATCCAGGGCTCACTCTCCAGCCGGCAGGCCGCCCGTCGCTCCCCCCTGCTGGCGGGTCTTCACAAGGCCGCCGACGGCACCCTGGCGGGCCTGGGCCTGTGCATGCTCGCCCTGAGCGGCCTCACACTGCACTGGCAGAACCACTGGGGACACAGTTTCCAGCAACTGGAATCGGCCCAGGTGCTCGAGCACCGTCTGCAGGAGTCGGCGGCACTGCTGGAGCAGCACTATCTCTCAGCCGTGCGCAAGCCGGGCTGGCTGGTTCCCACCAGCAGCGAAAAGCTGATCTATCTGCCCCGCCCCAAGGCGGGCTTGCCCCAGGGCGGCACGGAGGGCAAGCTGCGTCTCCCCATCCGGCTCACCGATCTCCAGGTCTTCGCTTTCAACCCCCTGGCCAGACCCCCGCACCAGTCTCCGTCCGGGTATTGAGGCACCATGGCTCAGGCGGCTCCCCTGCGTACCGGTTTGCGTGCTCCCACTCCGCGGCGCTCCAGGGTGGTGGCCATCCAGCCGCTCCCCGCGCATCGCCTGATTGCCGTCTACCTGCTCCTCTGTCTGGGGCTGGCGGGCCTGGCGGTGCGCCTGGCCTGGCTGCAGGTGATCGACACGGCCAACCTCCAGTCCAGGGCCAGGGCGATCCAGACCCAGTCCAGTGCGCCCCTGGGCAAGCGCCGCACCATCGTCGACCGCACCGGCCGTCTGGTGGCCCTCGATGAGCAGCGGTTCATCCTCTGGGCCCACCCCCGTTACTTCAACTTTCCTGGCGACGATCCCCAGAAAGTGCGCAAGCCGGACGACGTTGCCGCCCGGCTCTCCACCGTGCTGGCGGTGCCCAGCGACACCCTGCTGCAGACGATGGCCGGCCGGCCCAGCGGGGTGAAGCTCCGCTCGGACATCGATCCGGAAACGGCGGCGCGGATCCGCCAGCTGGGGATCAGCGGCCTCGACCTGGAGGCCTATCCCCAGCGGATCTATCCCCAGGGCTCCCTGTTCGCCAATGTGGTGGGCTTCCTCAACCTGGAGCGGGCCCCCCAGGCCGGCCTGGAGCAGAGCCGCGACCGCGATCTGCAGCGCCAGGAATCCACCGTCACCATGCGCCGTGGCGCCGATGGCACCCCCCTGCCGGAGGGGCTGACCGCCGGGGCGCTCTACGGCGATGACCTGCGCCTGCAGCTCACCCTGGATGCCCGCCTGCAGCAGGTGGCCCAGCAGGCCCTGGCCAACCAGGTGAAGAAGTGGAGCGCCAAGCGGGCCGCCGCCCTGGTGATGGATGTGCGCAACGGCGAGATGCTCGCCCTCGCCTCCTATCCCACCTACGACCCCAACCAGTTCTGGAAATTCAACCCCGGACTGTTCCGGGAGTGGTCGGTTCAGGATCTCTATGAGCCCGGGTCCACCTTCAAGCCGATCAACCTGGCGATCGCCCTGCAGGAGAAGGCGATCGAGCCTGAAGGCAAGGTGTACGACAGCGGCCAGCTGAGCATCGGCGGCTGGCCGATCTTCAACGCCAACCGCAAGGGCAATGGCCTGATCGACTTCGCCACCGTGCTCGAGGTGTCCAGCAACGTGGGCATGGTGAATGCCATGGCCCAGGTGAAGCGTGAGCGCTTCTGGCACTGGCTGAACACGATCGGCATCGACACCCGGCCGGATACCGACCTGCCCGGTGCGGTGGCCGGTCAGCTCAAATCACGCTCCCTGTTCACCGGGCACGCCATTGAGCCGGCCGTGGCTGCCTTTGGCCAGGGCTTCTCCCTCACGCCGCTGAAGCTGCTCCAGCTGCACGCCATGCTGGCCAACGGCGGTCGGCTGGTCAGTCCCCACATCACCCGCGGCCTGCGCTCCGGCGATGCCCTGGCCGGTACCCCCACGGCGGCGGGTCGGCAACTGCTGGATCCGGCGGTCACCCGCACCGTGATGGGCTGGATGGAGCAGGCCGTGGCCCGCAGCGACAGTCTCGGCATCAAGGTGCCCGGCTACCGCATCGGCGGCAAGACCGGCACGGCCCAGAAGGCCGATCGGGGTGTCTACATCCCCGGAGCGCTGATCACCAGCTTCGTGGGCCACCTTCCCATCGAGGATCCCCGCTACGTGGTGCTCGTGGTGGTGGACGAGCCCAAGGGCGGGAACACCTACGGCTCCACCGTGGCGGCGCCGGTGGCCCGCCAGATCATCGATGCGCTGCTGGTGCTGGAGAAGATCCCGCCCTCCAGGCCGGAGGAACTGGCGGGCCCCAGATCCTGAGGGGTTTTCTCAGCATCCCCGTGTGGTCATTCCCGCAAGCCCCGCCGCTGAGATCCTGTTGCTCACGGGATCCTGGCTAGCGTTGGTCCATCCGGCGCATCCCGCAGCCGACACTCCCTGCCAACCATGGCCAATCTGCTCGATCAGCTCGCCGCGATGACCGTGGTGGTCGCCGACACCGGCGACATCGAAGCGATCCGCCAGTTCACGCCTCGGGATGCCACCACCAATCCCTCGCTGATCCTGGCTGCCGCCCAGATTCCCACCTACCAGGACCTGATCGATCGCTCCCTGCGGGAGTCCCGCCAGGTGGTGGGCCCGGATGCGGGCGTCGATGCGGTGGTGCTGGAGGCCCTCGATGAAATCTGTGTGACCTTCGGCAAGGAGATCCTCAAGATCGTGCCGGGCCGGGTCTCCACCGAGGTGGACGCCCGCCTCAGTTACGACACCGAGGCCACGATCGCCAAGGCCCGCAAACTGATCGGCCTGTACAACGACGCTGGCATCAGCAACGACCGGGTATTGATCAAGATCGCCTCCACCTGGGAGGGCATCCGCGCTGCAGAACAACTGGAAAAAGAAGGGATCCATTGCAATCTCACCCTGCTGTTCTCGTTCGCCCAGGCCGTGGCCTGTGCCGAGGCAGGTGTGACCCTGATCTCTCCGTTTGTGGGCAGGATCCTGGACTGGTACAAGAAGTCCACGGGCCGGGCGTCCTACCCGGGGGCCGAGGATCCAGGCGTGGTCTCCGTGAGCCAGATCTTCAACTACTACAAGACCTACGGCTACAAGACCGAGGTGATGGGGGCGAGTTTCCGCAACGCCGACGAAATCATCGAGCTGGCCGGCTGCGATCTGCTCACCATCTCTCCAGCCCTGCTGGACGAGCTGCGCAGCACCGATGGCGAACTGGAGCGCAGGCTCAACCCCTTCGACCCGGCCCCCACGGAGGCCCAGATCCATCTGGATGAGCCCTCCTTCCGCGCCATGCTGGCCGACGACCGCATGGCCACCGAGAAGCTGGATGAGGGCATCCGCGGCTTCTGCAAGGCGATCGAGACGCTGGAGGCCCAGCTGGCCCATCGGCTGGCGGAGCTGGAGGGCGGGGCGGCCTTCGGCCACGCCGTGCAGGAGATCTTCCTGCTCAACGACCTCGATGGCGACGGTTGCATCACCCGCGAGGAGTGGCTGGGCAGCGATGCCGTCTTCGATGCCCTCGACACCGACAAGGACGGTCGGCTCGCGCCCGAGGATGTGCGCGGCGGCCTGGGGGCTGCCCTGGCCCTGGCCCGGCCGGTGTGATCGCCGGCGACGGCCTTAATCCGCTCTTCAACTGGATGGTTAATGGTGGGTAGATTCCCTGCGGTTTTTCAGACGCTGTGAACGCTCTCGACACCATGCGCGCCCTTGCCAGCAACGGTGAGGTGATGACCGTGGAACCCGGTGAAATCATCTTCCACTCCGGTGATCCCGGCGACTGCATGTTCGGCCTGCTCGAGGGACAGGTGCAGCTCAGCTGGAATGGCGAGGAAGGCCATGAGTTGATCAACGCCGGGGACGTCTTCGGTGCCGGCGCCCTGGTGACCAGCGAACACCGCCGCTACGGCAACGCCAAGGCGGTGAGCCCCTGCCGGCTGCTGGTGATGAACCGCGAGAAGTTCCTGTTTGCGGTGCAGGAATCGCCGATGTTCGCCATCGAACTGCTCGGGTCGATCGACCAGCGCCTGCGGCAGCTCAAGGACTGCACCAAGATCTAGCCGCGCTGAAACAACAGCCGGCGGATGGCGCGCTGGGCGATGTCGCCATAGCCCATCTCGCCGGAGAGGATCTGGGCAATCCGCTGGGGCGCGGTGGGTCGCTTGATGCCCAGCTGATAGCCCACCCGCGGCACCCGGTAGAACACCTGGGCGATCCGCCGGCCCCAGGCCATCGATTCCCCCCATTGCTGGCGCATGGCTGTGCTGTACCCGGCCAGGGCATCGCCATCGCCGTTGAGCCAGCAGTGGATCGCTTCGGCCGCCCGGCAGCCGCTCAACAGGGCCGGGCGCAGTCCCTCGGCGAGGAACGGGTCGCAGAGGGACGCGGCATCGCCGGCCACCACGATGCCGTCGCCATGCAGGGGATGGTGGCCGTCCCACACCCGCAGGCGACCCTGGCAGCGCTCGGCGTTGGCGGCCGGGAACCCCAGGCTGGGAAGCAACCGGTTGAGCACAGCGTCAGCTTCCTGCAGGGCAGCCGCCTCCTCCAGGGGGCGGCCAATGAAGTGACCCAGCCCGATGCTGTAGCCCCCGTGGCGGGGAAAGGCCCAGCAGAAGCCCTGGGGCACCAGCCCGAAGCCGAAATGGGCCGTGGCCGCATCCTGCACCGCAGCCTCCACCTCGACAGACACGGTGGTGGCATAGCGCGGCTGGCGGGGGCCCAGGCCCAGGGGGGCGGCGTGGCGGGAGCCGGAGCCATCGGCCAGCACCACCGCCCGGGCCCGCAGCTGGCGGGGCTGGCCGTGGCCCTCGCTGGCGCACACCTCCAGACACCAGTGGTCGGAAGCCTGCTGAATCCGCTCCACGCGCACCCCTGGCTCAAAGCCCGCTCCCGCGGCCAGGGCCTGCTCCACCAGAAAGGCATCGAGGCGCGAGCGGCGCACGATCCAGAAGGGGGAGCTGCCCGGCAGCTCGGCGATCACCGGATCCTCCAGGTCCCAGGTGAAGCGCACCCGCTCGATCACCGCCTCCACCACCGGGCTGAGGTCGAAGGGAAACCACTGCTGCACGGAGGCGGCCATGCC encodes:
- a CDS encoding Crp/Fnr family transcriptional regulator, with translation MNALDTMRALASNGEVMTVEPGEIIFHSGDPGDCMFGLLEGQVQLSWNGEEGHELINAGDVFGAGALVTSEHRRYGNAKAVSPCRLLVMNREKFLFAVQESPMFAIELLGSIDQRLRQLKDCTKI
- a CDS encoding geranylgeranyl reductase family protein, yielding MSSPAPDLLDVIVVGGGAAGGAAACHLAALGHAVLVLDQAPFPRHKPCGGGMAASVQQWFPFDLSPVVEAVIERVRFTWDLEDPVIAELPGSSPFWIVRRSRLDAFLVEQALAAGAGFEPGVRVERIQQASDHWCLEVCASEGHGQPRQLRARAVVLADGSGSRHAAPLGLGPRQPRYATTVSVEVEAAVQDAATAHFGFGLVPQGFCWAFPRHGGYSIGLGHFIGRPLEEAAALQEADAVLNRLLPSLGFPAANAERCQGRLRVWDGHHPLHGDGIVVAGDAASLCDPFLAEGLRPALLSGCRAAEAIHCWLNGDGDALAGYSTAMRQQWGESMAWGRRIAQVFYRVPRVGYQLGIKRPTAPQRIAQILSGEMGYGDIAQRAIRRLLFQRG
- a CDS encoding transaldolase, whose product is MANLLDQLAAMTVVVADTGDIEAIRQFTPRDATTNPSLILAAAQIPTYQDLIDRSLRESRQVVGPDAGVDAVVLEALDEICVTFGKEILKIVPGRVSTEVDARLSYDTEATIAKARKLIGLYNDAGISNDRVLIKIASTWEGIRAAEQLEKEGIHCNLTLLFSFAQAVACAEAGVTLISPFVGRILDWYKKSTGRASYPGAEDPGVVSVSQIFNYYKTYGYKTEVMGASFRNADEIIELAGCDLLTISPALLDELRSTDGELERRLNPFDPAPTEAQIHLDEPSFRAMLADDRMATEKLDEGIRGFCKAIETLEAQLAHRLAELEGGAAFGHAVQEIFLLNDLDGDGCITREEWLGSDAVFDALDTDKDGRLAPEDVRGGLGAALALARPV
- a CDS encoding penicillin-binding protein 2 produces the protein MAQAAPLRTGLRAPTPRRSRVVAIQPLPAHRLIAVYLLLCLGLAGLAVRLAWLQVIDTANLQSRARAIQTQSSAPLGKRRTIVDRTGRLVALDEQRFILWAHPRYFNFPGDDPQKVRKPDDVAARLSTVLAVPSDTLLQTMAGRPSGVKLRSDIDPETAARIRQLGISGLDLEAYPQRIYPQGSLFANVVGFLNLERAPQAGLEQSRDRDLQRQESTVTMRRGADGTPLPEGLTAGALYGDDLRLQLTLDARLQQVAQQALANQVKKWSAKRAAALVMDVRNGEMLALASYPTYDPNQFWKFNPGLFREWSVQDLYEPGSTFKPINLAIALQEKAIEPEGKVYDSGQLSIGGWPIFNANRKGNGLIDFATVLEVSSNVGMVNAMAQVKRERFWHWLNTIGIDTRPDTDLPGAVAGQLKSRSLFTGHAIEPAVAAFGQGFSLTPLKLLQLHAMLANGGRLVSPHITRGLRSGDALAGTPTAAGRQLLDPAVTRTVMGWMEQAVARSDSLGIKVPGYRIGGKTGTAQKADRGVYIPGALITSFVGHLPIEDPRYVVLVVVDEPKGGNTYGSTVAAPVARQIIDALLVLEKIPPSRPEELAGPRS
- a CDS encoding CPBP family intramembrane metalloprotease, yielding MLLALLSLALSVLLWVSGLLESLERPSVNPALSVRQLQLELLAAPALPDGLRGLLIGSGVPAELAEQLREQRAQESGPGTPDQLLQQLLLQRLGGNDPPGSPALLEQLSAQVPPEQRALLGWLPEGRQGSGDGPSGAELAAQLGTWTPGLSPLTRQLLCDALGGPQVAGLPACRLKQAQRQAALRLLGVSWLPGALVLAGLVLLLRELWLAWRRRLVLPPMQGPLLNLVDVTLLIAGGFVVLGELGVPLLLAPLSGRLLAPLADQPLRQQSLQVVLLYTGLMLPPLAILARQLGGIATTPPAGGWLQWQWQPLASALARAFAGLLMVLPLVAVSGWLIDRLVGDPGGSNPLLELVLQARDPWALAGFGFTAVVLAPLFEETLFRGVLLPVLGLRWGAIPGLLASALTFAMAHLSLGELAPLLVLGLGLGWLRLRSGRLAPCVLMHALWNGLTFTNLVLLAG